In Musa acuminata AAA Group cultivar baxijiao chromosome BXJ2-3, Cavendish_Baxijiao_AAA, whole genome shotgun sequence, the following proteins share a genomic window:
- the LOC103975187 gene encoding putative disease resistance RPP13-like protein 1, producing MWPCCVRVLWVAFDDAPHVRSNRSLRIDAANLAFEEDFFLRRRSPCRCKYPSTLRIVCPLCSEKKDQPCTAMSWILAGLGSLGEAFIGSLIEKISDDAIPRLSEVFGVGAKPGDGTDLLKLKTTLTGTKHIIGRVENMWIKDEDTKKQLKELVMELKDTAYDAEDLLDEIQFRVLKKQMEQQGAQGDEASNQSSSSSSGLFPWKKMKISVPKFTSRFFGREDDVNRVRENQMKLDKITTCIEDLITTLDADERQMITSVVSRTTTSFPIETQVFGREEQLNHLLGLLVQSADGSGSSDSGISTLTIVGIGGVGKTTLAQQAYNHERVKDYFQHEVWVCVSDNFNVERLTKEIIESITENKCDLSNLDTLQVVLKKNLTSKRFLLVLDDVWNEDSLKWGRFCAPLRYGEPGSKILITTRSKMIAEMVGNPIPLGGLDETSYWKLFKKCAFGSEDEGEFPQLEAIAKKIAGRLKGLPLAAKTVGGLLKAQLTEKHWRNIAGSEIWQLLQDEEGVLPVLQLSYRCLPPHLKRCFILFSLFPEDCRFYEPDLIRLWMAEGYVAQDNMTPEAVGSGYFRELVNRSFFQEAHWGSAYVMHDLIHDLAQFISEGEFCRIDDDESKEIPNTIRHLSATLTDKTKLIEFPCYEKLRTLMINYKSHWYGIGVEGSLFLRFERLKNIRVLILQRCGLRELPETIGGSIHLRYLDISHNFYFRRLPESLCGLYNLRVLDLWGCELQGFPHGMSKLINLMHLNAEDKIISEINDVGKLTSLQGLCSFKVLKDKGHEVAQLGGLKYLHGELRITSLENVESKQEANKANLNNKQYLGALALEWTSDDGSSLDGNELVVSEEVLEGLQPHQALKRLAIRGYNGVRSPSWLQAQLLANLITLEIKNCKAWEDLSYIGQLPNLKKLYVKGMPAVKQISHELSTENKFLPNLEELVLKDMMALEELPSLGRLPCLKDLRIEGMSAVTKVGHGFFGCRGQGKCFPCLEVLNFSYMPAWAEWSWADGRELFPCLRKLQIVQCPRLKRMPPLPPSLQSLSLCQVGLTEVSRLWEEIDRSSSVMTVSELKIYCLEEVEMVDIPECEGLPCLGQLPSLKVLRIVGMPEVKKVGDGFFGSAGQGKCFPRLEELTFIDMPQWEEWSWADGRQMFPCLRKLQIVQCPWLKRTPPLPASLQLLSLCQVGLTEVPRLLEEIDGSSIGMTVSELKIYSLQVVELEDIPECEELPCLGQLPSLEVLRIERMPAMKKVGDGFFGSRDQGKCFPSLEELTFRDMPEWEEWSWADDRQLFPCLRELEIIQCPRLKRLPPLPPPLETLEIDEVGLTELPGLWEGIHGGGNCITASLSTLRIRKCPNLRNLEEGLLSHSLPNIRDIEITECAELVRLPVKEFKELTSLAKLSIRSCPKLLSMTRDGDNDILLPPSIKELVLSDCGNLGKLLPGCLHNLTSLTRLEIGDCRCIESLPATSLLHLKRLKYLKFWKCGELRSKDELLLNEGNEQVEGSSVTELCIDDTALFKLSLLRRILPSVRVLTISNFPRATMSDEEEQLLRSLTALRSLEFFNCENLQSLPRELHALSSLRLLKIIRCPKIQVLPEKGLPTSLTNLIFSYCHRMLREQLEKHLAEMKSSG from the coding sequence ATGTGGCCGTGCTGTGTGAGAGTGTTGTGGGTGGCGTTTGACGACGCTCCTCATGTACGTAGCAATAGGAGCCTCCGAATTGATGCTGCCAACCTCGCTTTCGAAGAAGACTTCTTCTTGAGGAGGAGAAGTCCTTGCCGCTGCAAATATCCATCTACTCTGAGAATCGTCTGCCCTTTGTGCTCGGAGAAGAAGGATCAGCCCTGCACTGCGATGTCGTGGATACTAGCAGGCTTGGGATCGCTCGGAGAGGCTTTCATCGGGAGCTTGATAGAAAAGATCAGCGACGATGCGATCCCGAGGTTGTCGGAGGTGTTCGGAGTCGGAGCTAAGCCCGGAGACGGAACTGACCTCCTCAAGCTGAAGACTACTCTTACCGGGACTAAGCACATCATCGGTAGAGTCGAGAACATGTGGATTAAAGACGAAGACACGAAAAAGCAATTGAAGGAATTGGTGATGGAACTGAAGGACACTGCTTATGACGCTGAGGACTTGCTTGACGAGATCCAGTTCCGGGTTCTGAAGAAACAGATGGAGCAACAAGGAGCTCAGGGTGATGAGGCAAGCAAccaatcatcttcttcttcttctggtctCTTTCCTTGGAAAAAGATGAAAATTTCGGTTCCTAAATTTACCAGTCGCTTCTTCGGTAGAGAAGATGATGTGAATAGAGTGAGGGAAAATCAGATGAAGTTAGATAAAATCACTACTTGCATCGAGGATCTCATTACTACATTAGATGCTGATGAGAGACAGATGATAACGTCAGTAGTGTCCCGAACCACCACTTCCTTTCCGATAGAAACTCAAGTATTCGGACGAGAGGAACAGCTGAATCACCTTCTGGGACTGTTGGTGCAATCTGCCGACGGATCCGGATCTAGCGACAGTGGCATCTCTACCTTAACTATTGTTGGGATCGGAGGGGTCGGAAAGACTACTCTTGCTCAGCAAGCCTACAACCACGAGAGGGTGAAGGACTATTTTCAGCATGAGGTCTGGGTCTGTGTATCAGACAACTTCAACGTGGAAAGGCTAACCAAAGAGATCATAGAATCCATAACCGAGAATAAGTGTGATCTCAGCAACCTTGATACACTTCAAGTGGTTCTCAAGAAGAACTTGACCTCAAAAAGGTTCCTGCTTGTCCTCGACGATGTGTGGAACGAGGACAGCCTGAAATGGGGAAGATTTTGTGCACCGTTGAGGTACGGAGAACcaggaagcaagattttgattacAACTCGCTCTAAAATGATTGCAGAAATGGTTGGCAATCCGATCCCTCTAGGAGGTCTGGATGAAACCAGCTATTGGAAATTGTTCAAAAAATGTGCATTTGGTTCCGAAGACGAAGGTGAATTTCCACAGCTAGAAGCCATAGCAAAGAAGATCGCTGGCAGGTTGAAGGGGTTGCCACTTGCGGCAAAGACGGTAGGCGGGTTGTTGAAGGCGCAGTTGACTGAGAAGCACTGGAGAAACATCGCAGGGAGTGAAATATGGCAACTTCTGCAAGACGAAGAAGGTGTGCTGCCAGTCCTACAACTGAGCTATCGATGTCTTCCCCCACACCTTAAGCGGTGCTTTATTTTGTTTTCCCTGTTCCCCGAAGATTGTCGATTTTATGAACCAGACTTGATTCGgctttggatggcagaaggctacgTTGCTCAAGACAATATGACGCCCGAGGCTGTAGGAAGTGGTTACTTCCGTGAGTTAGTGAACAGGTCTTTCTTTCAGGAAGCTCATTGGGGATCGGCATATGTGATGCATGATCTCATACACGATCTTGCTCAATTTATTTCAGAGGGAGAGTTTTGCAGGATCGATGATGATGAGTCGAAAGAGATCCCTAATACGATTCGTCATCTGTCAGCAACATTAACCGATAAAACTAAGTTAATAGAGTTCCCCTGTTATGAGAAATTACGGACCCTCATGATCAATTATAAAAGTCATTGGTATGGCATTGGAGTCGAGGGCTCTTTGTTCCTTCGGTTTGAAAGATTAAAAAACATTCGAGTGTTGATATTACAGAGGTGTGGCTTGCGGGAGTTGCCTGAGACAATTGGTGGCTCGATACACCTCCGCTATCTTGACATATCCCACAACTTCTACTTTAGGAGGCTGCCGGAGTCGTTATGTGGTCTTTACAATTTGCGAGTACTGGATCTGTGGGGCTGTGAACTACAGGGTTTCCCGCACGGCATGAGTAAGTTGATCAACTTGATGCATCTTAATGCAGAAGACAAAATAATTTCCGAGATAAATGATGTTGGGAAGCTGACTTCTCTTCAAGGACTGTGTTCATTTAAAGTACTCAAGGATAAGGGACACGAGGTTGCCCAATTAGGCGGTCTGAAATATCTTCACGGAGAACTTCGAATTACCAGCCTTGAGAACGTTGAGAGTAAACAAGAAGCAAACAAGGCTAATCTGAACAACAAACAGTACCTTGGTGCACTGGCCTTAGAATGGACATCTGATGATGGCTCCAGTTTGGACGGCAATGAATTAGTTGTGTCGGAGGAGGTACTTGAAGGTCTCCAACCACATCAGGCTCTCAAACGTTTGGCGATCAGAGGTTACAATGGAGTCAGATCACCCAGTTGGCTGCAGGCACAATTGTTAGCGAACCTGATAACTCTTGAAATAAAAAACTGCAAAGCATGGGAGGATCTTTCATATATTGGACAGCTACCGAATCTCAAAAAACTTTACGTGAAGGGAATGCCTGCAGTCAAACAAATAAGTCATGAATTAAGTACAGAGAACAAGTTCTTACCTAATCTAGAAGAGCTTGTGCTGAAGGACATGATGGCACTGGAGGAACTCCCGAGCCTTGGACGACTGCCGTGTCTTAAGGATCTTCGCATCGAGGGAATGTCAGCAGTGACGAAGGTAGGCCACGGGTTCTTTGGTTGTAGAGGTCAAGGCAAGTGTTTTCCATGCTTGGAGGTGCTCAATTTCAGTTACATGCCAGCATGGGCAGAGTGGTCTTGGGCTGATGGTCGAGAGCTGTTTCCCTGCTTGCGAAAACTTCAAATTGTACAATGCCCGAGGCTTAAGAGGATGCCTCCCCTCCCTCCTTCACTTCAATCACTGTCATTATGTCAAGTCGGGTTGACAGAAGTTTCAAGATTATGGGAAGAAATCGATAGAAGTAGCAGCGTTATGACCGTTTCAGAATTGAAAATATATTGCCTTGAAGAGGTCGAGATGGTGGACATCCCAGAATGTGAGGGACTCCCTTGTCTTGGACAACTGCCGAGTCTCAAGGTTCTTCGCATCGTGGGAATGCCAGAAGTGAAGAAGGTAGGCGATGGATTCTTTGGTTCTGCAGGCCAAGGCAAGTGTTTTCCTCGCTTGGAGGAGCTCACGTTCATCGACATGCCACAATGGGAGGAGTGGTCTTGGGCTGATGGCCGACAGATGTTTCCCTGCTTGCGAAAACTTCAAATTGTACAATGCCCGTGGCTTAAGAGGACGCCTCCCCTCCCTGCTTCACTTCAATTACTGTCGTTATGTCAAGTCGGGTTGACAGAAGTTCCAAGATTATTGGAAGAAATCGATGGAAGTAGCATCGGTATGACTGTTTCAGAATTGAAAATATATAGTCTTCAAGTGGTTGAGCTGGAGGACATCCCAGAATGTGAGGAACTCCCTTGTCTTGGACAACTGCCGAGTCTCGAGGTTCTTCGCATCGAGAGAATGCCAGCAATGAAGAAGGTGGGCGATGGATTCTTCGGTTCTAGAGACCAAGGCAAGTGTTTTCCTAGCTTGGAGGAGCTCACGTTCAGGGATATGCCAGAATGGGAAGAGTGGTCTTGGGCTGATGACCGACAGCTGTTTCCTTGCTTGCGAGAACTTGAAATTATACAGTGCCCGCGGCTTAAGAGGTtgcctcccctccctcctccacTTGAAACATTAGAAATAGATGAAGTCGGATTGACAGAACTGCCAGGGTTATGGGAAGGAATCCATGGAGGCGGCAATTGCATAActgcttctctttcaacattgagaaTACGTAAATGTCCAAATCTAAGAAATCTGGAAGAAGGGTTGCTATCGCACAGCTTACCAAATATCCGTGACATTGAGATAACGGAATGTGCGGAACTCGTTAGGCTGCCGGTGAAGGAGTTTAAAGAACTCACCTCCCTTGCGAAATTGTCAATCCGCAGTTGCCCGAAGCTCTTGAGCATGACGCGAGATGGGGACAATGACATCCTCCTTCCACCCTCAATCAAGGAACTAGTTCTGTCTGACTGTGGGAATCTGGGAAAATTGCTACCGGGCTGCCTGCACAACCTGACCTCACTCACTCGATTGGAAATAGGCGACTGCCGGTGCATAGAGTCTCTTCCAGCAACGTCGCTGCTTCACCTGAAACGGCTTAAATATCTGAAATTTTGGAAATGTGGTGAGCTGAGATCAAAAGACGAGTTGTTGCTGAACGAAGGGAATGAGCAAGTGGAGGGTTCGTCGGTAACTGAATTATGCATCGACGACACAGCCCTGTTCAAACTATCGCTCTTAAGAAGGATACTTCCATCCGTCCGTGTTCTCACAATCTCAAACTTTCCTCGAGCGACGATGTCTGATGAGGAGGAGCAGTTGTTGCGAAGCCTCACAGCTCTCAGATCGCTAGAATTCTTCAATTGCGAGAATCTACAATCGCTACCGAGAGAGTTGCATGCCCTTTCCTCCCTCCGgcttttaaaaataattagatGTCCGAAGATTCAGGTGCTACCTGAGAAGGGGCTACCGACGTCCCTCACGAATCTAATTTTCAGTTATTGCCATCGGATGCTGAGGGAGCAGCTGGAAAAGCACTTGGCCGAGATGAAGAGCTCGGGTTGA
- the LOC135608052 gene encoding F-box/kelch-repeat protein At5g15710-like, which yields MASAFEWDRLPHDLQRSILLRLPISTLLLCKSLSRSFLDTIRSPTFLDAYSSLRRGRRSRHRDDLFLLLFADCSRHGLAAAYLPSRACWLPLPLPPLLNHIHASDGSLVVAATGKNSGEDVVCDLFSRTVIPILPRMPHSYILSLIADEASSDFRIVAVGSQKPVGNALNSVYVSSQVYDCRSGRWQPKGQLPGHYAMLGNAVFMDGLLFVLGRLPDHLLTFDLDSGEWSVVDVALPPPVFCLHLLVFEGRLLLVGGLEEDVVIARIGIWELDLTKSEKEWRLFCFMPDEYFQEFSVNELVHFQTIDRFGIVCFCNTRESVVLVCDLSSKTWWWLPAFGMIPKRRRSWLGHALDLPMGLLK from the coding sequence ATGGCGTCCGCCTTCGAGTGGGATCGGCTCCCCCACGACCTCCAACGCTCTATCCTTCTCCGCCTTCCCATATCCACGCTCCTCCTCTGCAAGTCCCTCTCGCGATCCTTCCTCGACACCATCCGCTCCCCCACGTTCCTCGACGCCTACTCCTCCCTCCGCCGCGGGCGTCGCTCCCGCCACCGCGACGACttgttcctcctcctcttcgccgACTGCAGTCGCCACGGCCTGGCCGCTGCTTACCTCCCCTCCCGCGCCTGCTGgcttcccctccccctcccccctttGCTTAACCACATCCACGCCTCCGACGGCAGCCTCGTCGTCGCCGCCACCGGGAAGAACTCTGGCGAAGATGTCGTCTGCGATCTATTTTCCCGTACCGTAATCCCGATCCTTCCCCGGATGCCCCATTCCTACATCCTCTCTCTGATTGCCGACGAGGCCTCGTCCGATTTCAGGATCGTGGCCGTCGGCAGCCAGAAGCCCGTTGGGAACGCCCTTAATTCCGTCTACGTTTCCTCCCAGGTTTACGATTGCCGTTCTGGCCGATGGCAGCCCAAGGGGCAGCTCCCGGGGCACTACGCCATGCTTGGTAACGCGGTTTTCATGGATGGCTTGTTGTTCGTGCTCGGCCGCCTCCCTGATCATCTACTCACATTCGATCTGGACAGCGGGGAATGGAGCGTCGTAGATGTGGCTCTGCCGCCTCCTGTGTTTTGCTTGCATTTGTTGGTATTCGAGGGGAGGCTGTTGTTGGTTGGAGGTCTGGAAGAGGACGTGGTGATTGCAAGAATTGGAATTTGGGAGCTCGATTTAACTAAATCGGAGAAGGAATGGCGACTCTTCTGCTTTATGCCTGATGAGTATTTTCAGGAATTCAGCGTCAATGAGCTTGTTCATTTTCAGACCATCGACCGATTTGGGATTGTTTGTTTTTGCAACACCAGAGAGTCTGTTGTTTTAGTGTGTGATCTATCATCAAAAACATGGTGGTGGCTGCCCGCATTTGGGATGATTCCTAAGCGCAGAAGATCTTGGCTCGGGCATGCTTTGGATCTACCTATGGGATTGCTGAAGTGA